In one Bombyx mori chromosome 4, ASM3026992v2 genomic region, the following are encoded:
- the WNT-1 gene encoding protein Wnt-1 precursor (The RefSeq protein has 7 substitutions, 5 frameshifts compared to this genomic sequence) — translation MKCLWLLVITVLCLRCDTAGTKPRRGRGSMWWGIAKAGEPNNLSPVSPGVLFMDPAVHATLRRKQRRLARENPGVLAAVAKAQYAFAECQHQFKYRRWNCSTRNFLRGKNLFGKIVDRGCRETAFIYAITSAGVTHSLARACREASIESCTCDYSHRPRAAQNPVGGRANVRVWKWGGCSDNIGFGFRFSREFVDTGERGKTLREKMNLHNNEAGRRHVQTEMKQECKCHGMSGSCTVKTCWMRLPSFRSVGDSLKDRFDGASRVMLSKADVETPAQRNEAAPHRVPRKDRYRFQLRPHNPDHKSPGVKDLVYLESSPGFCEKNPRLGIPGTHGRACNDTSIGVDGCDLMCCGRGYKTNTMFVVERCNCTFHWCCEVKCKLCRTEKVVHTCL, via the exons GGGGATTGCCAAAGCTGGAGAACCAAATAATCTATCACCGGTCTCACCTGGAGTACTGTTCATGGACCCGGCGGTTCACGCTACGCTAAGAAGAAAACAAAGAAGATTGGCCAGAGAGAACCCAGGAGTTTTGGCCGCAGTCGCCAAGGGCG AGTATG CGGTCGCGGAGTGTCAACACCAATTCAAGTATAGAAGATGGAACTGCTCCACGAGAAACTTTCTAAGGGGCAAGAACTTGTTCGGAAAAATTGTGGATAGAG GTTGCCGTGAGACCGCCTTCATCTACGCTATAACGAGCGCCGGAGTAACCCACTCCGTGGCCCGCGCCTGCGCCGAGGGCTCCATAGAATCGTGCACGTGCGACTATTCGCA TCGACCGCGTGCCGCACAGAACCCGGTCGGCGGCCGCG CCAACGTGCGCGTCTGGAAGTGGGGCGGCTGCAGCGACAACATCGGCTTCGGATTTCGCTTCAGCAGGGAGTTCGTTGATACCGGAGAACGAGGCAAGACTCTAAGGGAGAAAATGAACCTGCACAACAACGAAGCCGGCAGAGCG CACGTGCAAACGGAGATGAAGCAGGAGTGCAAGTGCCACGGCATGTCAGGCTCGTGCACCGTGAAGACTTGCTGGATGAGGCTGCCGAGCTTCAGGTCGGTGGGTGACTCGCTGAAGGACCGGTTCGATGGCGCGTCACGCGTGATGCTGTCGAAGGCGGAGCTCGAGACGCCGGCGCAGCGCAACGAGGCGGCGCCGCACCGGGTGCCGCGCAAAGACCGGTACCGGTTCCAGTTGCGGCCGCACAATCCGGACCACAAGTCGCCCGGGGTCAAAGACCTCGTCTACCTGGAATCGTCGCCGGGATTCTGCGAAAAGAATCCGCGTCTAGGCATCCCCGGCACGCACGGCCGCGCCTGCAACGACACTAGCATCGGCGTGGACGGCTGCGACCTGATGTGCTGCGGCCGCGGCTACAAGACAAACACGATGTTCGTGGTTGAGAGATGCAACTGCACGTTCCATTGGTGTTGCGAGGTCAAGTGCAAACTGTGTCGTACGGAAAAAGTGGTGCACACGTGTTTATAG